From Bacillota bacterium, one genomic window encodes:
- the nadC gene encoding carboxylating nicotinate-nucleotide diphosphorylase, which produces MADEYVIGLDRLIDRALDEDIGAGDCTTRAIVPAHVSARGVFVTREDGVIAGLPVAERVYTRLNPAVRCDYRVVEGSRVEAGAVLAEVHGPARAILTGERVALNFLRHLSGIATRTAFMVERISGLPARVVDTRKTTPVMRSLEKYAVRIAGGKNHRFGLYDGILIKDNHIRVAGGVKEAVKLAREGAPHGLRIEVEAETLTQVEEALAAGAEIIMLDNMPVALMQEAVRLIGGRSVIEASGGITEENIRAVAATGVDLISVGALTHSVRALDISLEIEDVSEGVTHAALRHDEA; this is translated from the coding sequence ATGGCCGATGAGTATGTTATAGGGTTAGACCGGCTGATAGACCGGGCACTTGATGAGGATATCGGAGCAGGCGACTGCACAACAAGAGCCATCGTCCCGGCGCATGTTTCCGCTCGGGGCGTGTTCGTTACCCGGGAAGACGGAGTGATCGCGGGCCTGCCGGTTGCGGAGAGGGTCTATACACGGTTGAACCCGGCTGTCCGTTGCGATTACCGGGTTGTCGAGGGATCCAGGGTCGAGGCCGGCGCGGTCCTTGCGGAGGTTCACGGCCCGGCGCGGGCAATCCTGACCGGTGAACGGGTTGCCCTTAACTTCCTGCGGCACCTTTCCGGGATTGCGACCAGGACGGCGTTCATGGTGGAAAGGATAAGCGGACTTCCGGCCCGGGTGGTTGACACGCGCAAGACCACGCCGGTTATGCGGTCACTCGAGAAATACGCGGTGCGTATAGCCGGAGGGAAGAACCATCGCTTCGGTCTCTACGATGGTATACTCATTAAAGACAACCATATCCGTGTTGCCGGGGGGGTCAAAGAAGCGGTGAAACTGGCGCGGGAAGGGGCGCCGCATGGCCTGAGAATAGAGGTTGAAGCGGAAACCCTGACGCAGGTTGAAGAGGCGCTGGCTGCGGGGGCCGAGATCATCATGCTGGACAACATGCCGGTGGCGTTGATGCAAGAGGCTGTGCGCCTTATCGGCGGACGGTCCGTGATTGAGGCTTCGGGCGGTATAACCGAAGAAAACATCAGGGCGGTCGCGGCCACGGGGGTTGACCTCATTTCGGTGGGCGCGTTGACCCATTCGGTGCGAGCGCTGGATATCTCGCTGGAAATAGAGGACGTTTCCGAAGGAGTGACCCATGCTGCGTTGCGGCACGACGAGGCATGA
- a CDS encoding shikimate dehydrogenase has translation MDNFAFVMHPLKVADVARKYSFARYIPEKMLEGAFKWLPSMKVAHITGVRSPHAEVEGWFVSCPLTARQITSLPPDYVLKKIIGAGKLAERLGARILGLGAFTKVVGDAGVTVAKALKIPVTTGNSYTVATAVEGTKEAARLMGHDLSEAAVAVVGATGSIGRVCAELLSRETKDLTMVGRDVGKLELIADRILYKTGLAVKISTDLKKTLLGSDIVITVTSAIDSVIEPEDLKPGAVVCDVARPRDVSRRVAAERPDVLVIEGGVVAVPGNVNFNINFGFPPKTSYACMAETMILALERRYESFTLGRELSTEKVEEIAALAKKHGFGLAGFRSFEKALDEKAIEKVREAAKKALKP, from the coding sequence ATGGATAATTTCGCTTTCGTGATGCATCCGCTTAAGGTGGCGGACGTAGCGCGCAAGTACTCGTTTGCCCGCTATATTCCGGAGAAGATGCTGGAAGGCGCCTTTAAGTGGCTGCCGTCGATGAAAGTGGCGCACATCACCGGCGTGCGTTCGCCGCACGCCGAGGTTGAAGGATGGTTCGTCTCCTGTCCCTTGACGGCAAGGCAGATTACGAGTCTGCCGCCGGACTACGTATTGAAAAAGATAATCGGGGCTGGAAAACTGGCCGAGCGGTTGGGCGCGAGGATACTCGGGCTCGGAGCCTTCACCAAGGTTGTCGGGGACGCGGGAGTAACCGTGGCGAAGGCGTTGAAAATACCGGTCACAACCGGGAACAGTTATACCGTGGCGACGGCGGTCGAAGGAACGAAAGAAGCGGCGCGGTTGATGGGGCACGACCTTAGTGAGGCCGCGGTGGCGGTTGTCGGGGCGACAGGGTCCATCGGGAGGGTCTGCGCCGAGCTATTGAGCCGCGAGACGAAGGACCTAACAATGGTCGGACGCGATGTCGGCAAACTCGAACTTATTGCGGACCGCATCCTTTACAAGACCGGACTTGCGGTAAAAATCTCAACCGACCTCAAGAAAACCCTTTTAGGGTCCGATATCGTTATTACAGTCACGAGTGCGATAGACAGCGTCATCGAACCCGAAGACCTGAAACCCGGGGCCGTGGTGTGCGACGTGGCACGTCCCCGGGACGTTTCCCGCCGGGTGGCGGCCGAACGGCCGGACGTCCTGGTGATAGAGGGAGGGGTTGTCGCGGTTCCGGGAAACGTTAATTTTAATATTAATTTTGGATTTCCGCCCAAAACCTCTTACGCCTGTATGGCAGAAACCATGATCTTGGCTCTTGAGCGCCGCTACGAATCCTTTACATTAGGCCGGGAACTTTCCACCGAAAAGGTCGAAGAGATCGCGGCTCTGGCGAAGAAACACGGATTCGGTCTTGCCGGTTTTCGCAGCTTCGAAAAAGCCCTTGACGAAAAAGCCATCGAGAAGGTGAGGGAAGCGGCAAAGAAGGCGTTAAAGCCCTGA
- the nadA gene encoding quinolinate synthase NadA, translating into MSGNNELVQEIKRLKEERDALILSHYYQRPEVQEIADYIGDSLELSRRAASTPAGVLVFCGVHFMAETAAVLSPDKTVLIPDLQAGCPLAETVTPEALRARKEQMPEAAVVCYVNTSAAVKAESDIVCTSANASKVVQSLPPEKEVLFVPDYNLGQYAASQNPDRRFVLWDGHCYVHDRIRSIDILRARKEHPGARVIAHPECRAEVLSLADKVASTSGMLRFAGESSAEEFIVVTEEGLLYQLRKENPEKRFYLASASLICSQMKQITLEKICDALRTLEPRVEVPGEVRERAVQAVERMLAVG; encoded by the coding sequence TTGAGCGGCAACAATGAACTGGTGCAGGAAATCAAACGGCTTAAAGAGGAACGGGATGCGCTGATACTCAGCCATTACTACCAGCGTCCCGAGGTACAGGAGATCGCGGATTACATCGGCGATTCACTGGAACTTTCGCGCCGTGCGGCATCTACGCCCGCCGGGGTGCTGGTTTTCTGCGGTGTACACTTTATGGCGGAAACCGCGGCCGTATTATCACCCGATAAAACGGTGCTCATTCCGGATTTGCAGGCCGGGTGCCCATTGGCGGAGACAGTAACCCCGGAAGCGCTCAGGGCACGGAAGGAACAAATGCCCGAAGCCGCGGTTGTCTGTTATGTCAACACCTCGGCGGCGGTGAAAGCGGAGAGTGACATCGTCTGCACCTCCGCCAACGCATCAAAGGTGGTGCAGAGCCTGCCGCCGGAAAAGGAGGTTTTGTTCGTCCCCGACTATAATCTGGGCCAATACGCGGCGTCGCAGAACCCGGACCGGCGTTTTGTATTATGGGACGGGCATTGTTATGTTCATGACCGGATCCGGTCTATTGATATCCTCAGAGCCCGGAAAGAGCACCCCGGCGCCCGGGTTATAGCGCACCCGGAGTGCCGCGCAGAGGTGCTTTCCCTGGCCGACAAGGTGGCGAGCACCTCGGGGATGCTCCGTTTTGCCGGCGAAAGTTCGGCCGAGGAGTTTATTGTTGTGACAGAAGAAGGCCTTTTGTATCAGCTCCGCAAAGAAAATCCGGAAAAACGGTTTTATCTTGCATCCGCGTCTTTAATCTGTTCGCAGATGAAGCAGATCACTCTCGAAAAGATTTGCGATGCGCTCCGTACACTCGAGCCGCGGGTGGAGGTCCCGGGTGAGGTACGCGAGCGTGCGGTGCAAGCGGTGGAGCGGATGCTGGCGGTGGGCTGA
- the dusB gene encoding tRNA dihydrouridine synthase DusB: MLDSPSGFFDFLLGSGFPVVSAPMASVSDKAFRLIAREHGAAATWTEMVAAPVLCHPSNHSRRLFNLEGESGVVAQLFGARPEEMAKAAMVAAAAGASAVDINMGCPVPKVVQGGAGAGLMLQPELAAAIVAAARNSVDIPVLVKLRRGWDENSIDAVVLARVVEKAGAAGVTVHGRYRSQFFSGRADWGIIFAVKQAVDIPVIGNGDVWGAEDAARMFAETGCDAVMIGRAARGNPWIFSACRSFLQTGHKLPPPAPAERVAAAVKHCELLTALQPGDVLVQVRRQADWYTRGLKGAARLREAVYRAGDIGEVISLLTEFLACC; this comes from the coding sequence ATGCTAGATAGCCCCTCCGGTTTTTTTGATTTTCTTCTGGGTTCCGGTTTCCCGGTGGTTTCCGCTCCCATGGCTTCAGTGAGCGATAAGGCTTTCAGGCTGATCGCACGGGAGCACGGGGCGGCGGCGACCTGGACGGAAATGGTTGCCGCACCGGTTTTGTGTCATCCCTCGAATCACTCCCGCAGACTGTTTAATCTCGAAGGTGAAAGCGGCGTGGTGGCGCAGCTTTTCGGCGCGCGTCCTGAAGAAATGGCGAAGGCGGCGATGGTTGCGGCGGCGGCCGGGGCTTCCGCAGTCGACATCAATATGGGTTGCCCGGTACCTAAGGTCGTACAGGGCGGCGCCGGGGCCGGTCTGATGCTCCAACCGGAACTGGCGGCGGCGATCGTGGCGGCGGCAAGAAACAGCGTCGATATACCGGTCCTGGTGAAACTCCGGCGCGGCTGGGACGAGAATTCGATCGACGCGGTTGTTTTGGCGCGGGTTGTGGAAAAGGCCGGCGCTGCGGGGGTTACGGTGCATGGGCGCTACCGCAGCCAGTTCTTTTCCGGCCGCGCGGACTGGGGAATCATCTTCGCGGTGAAACAGGCGGTTGATATACCGGTGATAGGGAACGGTGATGTATGGGGAGCGGAGGACGCGGCGCGGATGTTCGCGGAGACCGGCTGTGACGCCGTAATGATCGGACGTGCGGCGCGCGGCAATCCCTGGATTTTTTCCGCCTGTCGGAGTTTTTTACAGACCGGGCATAAGCTCCCGCCTCCGGCGCCTGCGGAACGGGTCGCCGCGGCCGTCAAACACTGCGAGCTGCTTACAGCCTTGCAACCGGGCGATGTACTGGTCCAAGTACGCCGTCAGGCGGACTGGTATACACGGGGGCTTAAGGGCGCCGCGCGTTTGAGAGAAGCGGTATACAGAGCCGGCGACATCGGTGAGGTCATTTCCCTCCTGACCGAATTTTTAGCTTGCTGCTGA
- the nadB gene encoding L-aspartate oxidase — MAGRYLVNFDSRELETAECAFLILGSGIAGLYTAHVATEFWDDVVVLTKRGIDDTATERAQGGIAAALGPSDSPMLHYGDTLLAGAGLCDADAVRILVNHGPARVEELIRFGANFDRANGRLDFTREGAHTIRRILHAAGDATGAEIQRVLSSIVSSDPRVTVLENHFVVDLLVTNRVCWGVLTWDTVREKLTIFRAGIVALATGGAGQIYSHTTNPKVVTGDGISIAYRAGAEVMDMEFVQFHPTVLALKGARRFLISEAVRGEGGILLNSSGERFMPRYHPLSELAPRDVVVRAILKELAIDGSECVYLSLAHLKPEKVEARFPTITERLRAHGLDLARDLIPVSPAAHYFMGGVKTGLYGETNIKGLYACGEVACAGVHGANRLASNSLLDGLVFGGRIAEHARTLTKETVDQSAANEGLDPPSGFDAGKLKEDLKALMQEFAGPVRTGKGLETALERLEEWDWLRDKAAAAPDDMELRNMLDVAELISESALMRTESRGGHYRADYAESRKRWRKHIIFRRQV, encoded by the coding sequence GTGGCCGGGCGTTACCTGGTGAACTTTGACAGCCGGGAACTGGAAACCGCGGAGTGTGCCTTTCTTATTTTAGGAAGCGGTATCGCCGGGCTTTACACAGCGCACGTGGCCACCGAATTCTGGGATGACGTGGTGGTCCTTACCAAGCGGGGTATAGACGATACCGCCACGGAACGGGCGCAGGGGGGGATCGCCGCGGCGCTGGGCCCGAGCGATTCACCGATGCTTCATTACGGCGATACACTGCTCGCGGGGGCGGGGCTTTGTGACGCCGACGCGGTTCGGATTTTAGTTAACCACGGCCCGGCAAGGGTGGAGGAACTTATAAGGTTCGGCGCCAACTTTGACCGGGCCAACGGGCGGCTCGATTTTACCCGTGAAGGCGCGCACACCATACGTCGCATTCTTCACGCGGCCGGGGACGCAACCGGGGCGGAAATCCAGAGGGTGCTTTCGTCCATAGTCAGTTCGGACCCGCGGGTCACGGTGCTGGAAAACCATTTCGTGGTGGACCTTCTGGTCACCAACCGGGTTTGCTGGGGTGTGCTCACCTGGGATACGGTCCGGGAGAAATTGACCATCTTCCGCGCCGGGATCGTGGCGCTGGCGACCGGCGGAGCCGGGCAGATTTACAGCCATACCACCAACCCGAAGGTCGTCACCGGCGACGGGATATCGATCGCCTACCGCGCCGGCGCCGAAGTGATGGATATGGAGTTTGTGCAGTTTCATCCGACGGTGCTCGCGCTCAAAGGGGCGCGCCGCTTTTTAATCTCAGAGGCGGTCAGGGGTGAAGGGGGCATCCTCCTGAATTCCAGTGGGGAACGCTTTATGCCCCGGTACCATCCCCTGTCTGAACTCGCGCCGCGGGATGTAGTGGTGCGCGCGATTTTGAAGGAGCTTGCGATCGACGGTTCCGAATGCGTTTACCTCAGTCTCGCCCACCTGAAACCGGAAAAGGTTGAGGCACGCTTTCCAACTATAACGGAACGTTTGAGGGCTCACGGTCTTGACCTTGCGCGTGACCTCATACCGGTTTCCCCCGCGGCGCATTATTTTATGGGCGGCGTAAAAACCGGGCTTTATGGGGAGACAAATATAAAAGGTCTTTACGCTTGCGGCGAGGTGGCCTGCGCGGGCGTGCACGGCGCGAATCGTCTCGCGTCCAACTCTTTGCTCGACGGGCTGGTTTTCGGCGGGAGGATCGCGGAACACGCGCGGACGCTGACGAAGGAAACCGTTGATCAGTCTGCGGCAAATGAGGGCCTCGATCCGCCGAGCGGTTTCGACGCCGGAAAATTGAAAGAGGACCTGAAGGCGCTTATGCAGGAGTTCGCGGGGCCGGTACGTACGGGAAAAGGTCTTGAGACCGCTTTGGAGCGGCTCGAAGAATGGGATTGGCTGCGGGATAAGGCGGCTGCCGCACCTGACGATATGGAACTGCGGAACATGCTTGACGTGGCTGAATTAATTTCAGAATCGGCTTTGATGCGGACCGAATCGCGAGGCGGCCACTACCGTGCGGATTATGCGGAAAGCCGCAAACGGTGGCGGAAACATATTATTTTCCGGCGGCAGGTGTAA
- a CDS encoding biotin--[acetyl-CoA-carboxylase] ligase produces the protein MQPLREQLMTRLMTAKGYVSGAEVSQDLGISREAVWKHIRALRREGFVISASPRKGYLLLNVPDVLHPWAVVPLFTGGFGRPYHYHGVLSSTNDRAKELAHAGASEGTVVVTEEQTGGRGRRGRLWHSPRGGLWFSLILRPGVSPAGIHSLSLLVSLAVVQGVNDFLRICSELKWPNDIFLGGRKAGGVLIEIGAEAEQVHYAVAGVGLNVNITSFPAELDAAATSLRIHTGKETCRARLLGAILKTLEDGYSRWCREGFGPFREEYKKRLCCLGKEVTVSDAGRLTGGVILDVEVDGRLVLGLPDGGTLRLSGGEVTVREGRGDDPGA, from the coding sequence GTGCAGCCTTTGCGTGAACAACTGATGACCCGACTGATGACCGCCAAGGGTTACGTATCGGGGGCCGAAGTCAGCCAGGACCTGGGTATTTCCCGCGAAGCGGTGTGGAAGCACATCCGGGCATTGAGGCGGGAAGGGTTCGTCATTTCGGCAAGCCCCCGCAAGGGTTATCTTTTGCTCAACGTGCCCGATGTGCTGCACCCCTGGGCCGTTGTTCCGCTTTTTACCGGAGGGTTCGGCCGGCCTTACCACTACCACGGGGTCCTTTCTTCGACGAACGACCGGGCGAAGGAACTTGCGCACGCGGGGGCGTCTGAAGGGACGGTGGTTGTGACCGAGGAGCAGACCGGAGGGCGCGGGAGGCGCGGGCGTTTGTGGCACTCCCCGAGGGGCGGGTTGTGGTTTTCGTTGATCCTGCGCCCCGGAGTTTCCCCGGCGGGGATTCATTCTCTGTCGCTTCTGGTTTCGCTTGCGGTTGTTCAGGGTGTGAACGATTTTCTGCGAATTTGCAGTGAGTTGAAATGGCCGAACGATATATTTTTGGGCGGGCGAAAAGCGGGCGGGGTTTTAATCGAAATAGGCGCCGAGGCGGAGCAGGTGCACTACGCCGTAGCAGGGGTAGGTTTGAATGTAAACATCACCTCTTTCCCGGCGGAACTCGATGCCGCCGCCACATCCCTGAGGATACACACCGGTAAAGAAACCTGCCGCGCGCGCCTGCTCGGCGCTATTCTCAAGACCCTGGAAGACGGTTATTCCCGCTGGTGCCGGGAGGGGTTCGGACCTTTTCGCGAAGAATATAAAAAACGGCTTTGTTGTCTCGGGAAAGAGGTAACGGTGAGTGATGCCGGGCGGCTGACGGGCGGAGTCATCCTCGACGTTGAAGTCGACGGGAGGCTCGTATTAGGTCTGCCGGACGGTGGTACTCTTCGGTTGAGCGGCGGTGAAGTAACGGTGCGGGAGGGGAGAGGCGATGATCCTGGTGCTTGA
- a CDS encoding type III pantothenate kinase has translation MILVLDIGNTNISAGVFQEQKLTAAWRLATRREQTADELGLTLRQFLREEHLDPGEVRDVASCSVVPPLNPVVEEMSRRYFNRQVFFIGPGIRTGVPIKYENPREVGADRVVNAAAGFALYGGPLIIVDFGTAITFDVISARGEYLGGVIAPGVGISCEALFSRAARLPRVDLIAPPAVIGRNTVQSMQAGIVLGFAGMVDEIVRRIKTELKEGPSVVATGGFAELIAQESQTIERVDPYITLTGLRLIYERNQQA, from the coding sequence ATGATCCTGGTGCTTGATATCGGGAACACCAACATCAGCGCGGGTGTTTTTCAGGAACAAAAACTGACCGCCGCCTGGCGTCTGGCGACCAGGCGCGAGCAGACGGCGGACGAGTTAGGGCTGACACTCCGCCAGTTTTTACGGGAAGAGCACCTTGACCCGGGAGAGGTGAGGGACGTTGCTTCCTGTTCCGTCGTCCCGCCGTTGAATCCGGTGGTCGAGGAAATGTCCCGGCGCTATTTCAACAGGCAGGTGTTCTTCATCGGGCCCGGCATCCGCACCGGGGTTCCGATAAAATACGAAAACCCCCGGGAGGTCGGCGCCGACAGGGTGGTCAACGCGGCGGCAGGGTTTGCGCTTTACGGCGGCCCTCTTATCATCGTCGATTTCGGGACCGCTATCACCTTCGATGTGATTTCCGCCAGGGGGGAGTACCTCGGCGGGGTTATCGCTCCGGGTGTGGGGATATCCTGCGAGGCGCTCTTTTCCCGGGCGGCAAGGCTGCCGCGGGTTGATTTGATAGCGCCGCCGGCAGTCATCGGACGGAACACCGTCCAGAGCATGCAGGCGGGAATCGTGCTGGGCTTTGCCGGTATGGTGGACGAGATCGTGCGAAGGATTAAGACGGAGCTTAAAGAAGGGCCGTCAGTGGTTGCGACCGGCGGCTTTGCGGAGTTGATAGCTCAGGAGAGCCAGACGATAGAGAGGGTGGACCCTTATATCACCTTAACGGGCTTGCGCCTGATTTATGAACGAAACCAGCAGGCTTAA
- the greA gene encoding transcription elongation factor GreA: MREKEVILTSEGLRKLEDELETLKSVRRREVAERIKQAIEFGDITENSEYEDAKNEQAFLEGQILTLEKMLRNARVIDSADVGTDEVSIGATIKLKDLSDGAEYEYKIVGSAEADPGSMKISNESPVGQSVLGRPKGAVVDVQAPAGTRKLMILDITKK, translated from the coding sequence ATGAGAGAAAAAGAAGTCATCCTTACTAGTGAGGGATTGCGAAAGCTGGAAGACGAGCTGGAAACCCTCAAGTCTGTCCGGCGTCGCGAAGTAGCGGAGCGGATTAAGCAGGCGATCGAGTTTGGGGATATAACCGAAAACTCCGAGTACGAAGACGCCAAGAACGAGCAAGCCTTCCTCGAGGGACAGATCCTTACCCTTGAGAAGATGCTCCGTAATGCGCGTGTCATCGATTCGGCCGACGTAGGGACCGATGAGGTGAGTATCGGCGCTACCATCAAGTTGAAGGATCTATCCGACGGCGCGGAGTACGAATATAAAATTGTGGGTTCGGCGGAAGCTGATCCGGGGTCAATGAAGATTTCGAACGAATCGCCGGTGGGGCAGAGCGTCCTGGGGCGGCCTAAAGGAGCCGTCGTTGATGTTCAGGCTCCCGCCGGGACGCGAAAACTAATGATCCTTGATATTACAAAGAAGTAA